Sequence from the Deltaproteobacteria bacterium CG11_big_fil_rev_8_21_14_0_20_49_13 genome:
GGACTCACGAAGTCCGCCGATGAACCTGCTGTGCCAATAGTACATCTTATCGGCCTTTTTGTTACCCGTGAGCCTTACATGTGCGGCGTTGATGACGACCACGAAGTCGCCGGTATCAACGTGAGGTGTAAAGTTCGCCCGATGCTTGCCGCGGAGTACGTCCGCTATCTTTGTGGCAATACGTCCGAGGGGCTGATCCTTAAGATCTATCAAAACCCATTTTCTTGTCTTCGGCTCTTTGGCCGATAATGTGGTCTTCTGCATAACGGGGGCGAAAGCTATATGGAAGGCCCTCATTTTGTCAAGTAAATATCTTGAAAACTTTGGAACTTTCATTTACATTGGCCTCACCATGAAAAAATACTTGGTCCTACCTCTCTTGATCGTTATATTCGCCTCCAACCTGCTTGCAGAAGGGTCTAAAGATTTCGACCTCTCATCCGCCAGCACAACCCCAAAGGTCCTTGAATTTATTAGGATAAATTACATTGACCAGGCGCGTGCAAATCCCTTTGAAATGCTAAAGGCGGCGCTCAATCAAGTGCAAAAAGGGGTGGCGGAGATACTTGTGACGTTTGACGGCGGAAATAAGTTCACCATCACCCTTGATAAAGCGACCAAAAAGTTCGCTCCCAAGGAGCTTAAGACCCTAGCCGATCTTTGGGCCGTACTGGATGATGTGTATCTATTCATTCAGATGCATTACCACGGCACGCTCGACAAGCAGGACATTGAATACATGGCGATAGACGGAATGCTCTCCGCACTCGATCCACACTCGAATCTCCTTACTCCCAAGATATTCAACGAGTTCAAAGTGGGCACAAAAGGAAAGTTCGGCGGCATCGGCATAGTCATAGGGAGTAAAGAGGGGAACTTAACGGTAATAGCGCCAATAGAGGACACCCCTGCCTGGCGGGCCGGCACGAAAGCAGGCGACCACATCACCCAGATAGGCGAAGAATCGACGGTCAATATGTCGCTCACCGAGGCCGTTGAGCTTTTGCGCGGCGATGTGGGGAAGGACGTTACTATAACGGTGGAACGAAAAGGCCGCCCTGCCCCATTCAACGTAACGCTCAAACGAGCCATCATTAAAATTGAGAGCGTTCAATCCGAGCTGATACCCGTCGGCAAAAGGAACGTCGGCTATATAAAGATAAAGAACTTTCAGGAAGATACCGGAAAGGAATTCTCGAAACAGCTTGGGAAGCTAAGAACGGCGCCAAACTTCAGCGGCCTCATCATAGATCTCCGAAACGATCCGGGCGGACTTTTGAGCCAGGCCGTTGATGTGGTGGATAGGTTCATACCGTCGGGCGTTATCGTTTCAACGGTGGGCGCCGGTAGCACGTTCATCGATCAGGAAGTGGCAAACAGCCAAGGGACAGAGCCGGCCTACCCCATTATCGCCCTTGTCAACGAAGGCTCGGCCTCCGCGTCCGAGATCGTTGCCGGAACTCTTCAGAGTTATAATCGGGCACTGATAATGGGAACTCAGTCGTTCGGAAAAGGAAGCGTTCAGAGCATATTCGACCTACACGACGGAAGCGCCCTAAAACTTACCATCGCCGAATACCTGACGGCCGGAAAGAACTCCATTCAAACGGTAGGCGTGACTCCTGACATCATGCTTATCCCCGAAAAGATCGACAAGAAGGAGATGGATATTTCAGAGGATGAGCACGAGAACGAATCAAGCCTAGAAGGACATCTCACAAAATATTCCGCTAACGTAAAAGGCGAATCAAGGTACAAGCTGAACTATTTTCAGCCCACAGAAAAAGAGGATGAAGAAGAGACCAGACGACGCGAGTATTCAAAAAAACTTGACCTGAACAAGGATCTGGCGGCCCTTTTCGCGGCCAAGATAATTGCGAACGCCCCCACCGACGCACATGCAGATCTGGCAAAGAGCGCCGCACCAACCATCACCGCCATAGAAAAGGAACAAAAGGCGCTTGTTGCCGCCGAACTTTCAAATGTAGGTATAGATTGGTCGGACTGCAAATCGAGCGCGAGGTCCTCTCTGCGGGTCGCGTTCTCCATACAGAAGAACGGCGAGAACATTACAAAGGCCACTGCCGGCGACGAGATAGACCTCACCCTTACCGCAACAAATATAGGTTCAGGACAATATTGTCAGATCATAGGTATAATAGATGCCAAAGACCACGCACTTAAGAACAAAGAGTTCGTGTTCGGAAAACTTCCCGTAGGCGCATCAAAAAGCTGGTCCGCAAAATTCAAGGTCCCCAAGACCCTCCCTACTCAAGGGCTACCCTTCACAGTCAAGTTCTCCGAAGAGAACGACAATAGACCGTCCGAGTTCAAGGCCATAGTACCTATCGATGGACTCAAACAACCGCAGTTCGCCTTTACATATAAACTCGGGATACCGGAAAAAACCAAGGTGGTGAACGAACCTATGCCGGTGGGCAAGACCATCCCGTTCTATGTCGATGTGAAGAACGTTGGCAAAGGTCCGGCGCTCAACGCGGTTGCCATCATCAAGAACGATACCGATACAAAGGGAGTTTTTATCGATACGGGAAGAGTGAAGATAGGAAAGCTCGATCCCGGCCAAAAGAAGAGGCTGACATTCAAGTTCAAAATAGAACCTTCTTTGAGCAAATCGGCCTTTAAGCTCGAATTCACGGTGGTCGACCAGGACCTTTATACATCGCTCTCAAAGAAGATAGAGTTCAACGCCGGCTCGGGTATCATGGAGCCCCCCTCAGGGATATGGTACGAGGCGCCAAGGATAAGCTTTGAGGGAACACGCTTCCCCATCGTCACATCTTCCGCAAAGGTGCACATTGAAGGCGATATTAAAGATGACAAAAAGGTTAAGGACTATTTCATCTTTGTCGGCGACGACAAGGTCGCCTACGCTTCAAACCCTGAGGAGACCGGCAAGTTCAGGATAATCGCGGACCTACCGGTCAAAGATGGGAACAATCTTATTTCCGTAATAGCAAGGGATGAGCTCGACCTCATATCCCGCTTCAATTTCGCGGTGGAAAGAAGAAAATGAGAATAGTCAAGGGCTCTGCCAGTTTTAAAGGATCATCAAAACCCGTCTGTCTTACTATCGGCAACTTTGACGGGGTCCACCTTGGCCACCAAAAAATATTCAGATTGCTTTCCAAAAAAGCGAAGAGGCTAAATGGAACGGCCGTTGTTTATACCTTTGACCCTCATCCAGTAAAGAGAGTGGCGCCATCCTCAAGCCCAAAGCTGATCCAGACCTTCGACCAAAAGATGCGGTCCCTTAAAGACAACTGTATCGATATAACCGTTGTGGAACCATTCACATCCAGCTTTTCATGCCTTAATGCGCGCGACTTCTTTAAAAGGGTCATCATTGAACGAATAGACCCTTCATATATGATAGTTGGTCACGACCTGACCTTCGGCAGACACAGGATGGGAACGATCGACCTTCTCCACAAGCTCTGCCTTGAGAACGGCATAGGATTTGAGGTCGTTGATGCCGTCCTTTTGAAGGAGATCTTGATATCATCGACCCAAATAAGGGCTCTGGTAAAAGCAGGTGATGTGGAAAAGGCCTGCTCCCTTCTGGGGCGTCCGTACGCCCTGACCGGAAAGGTGGTAAAAGGCCGCGGCATCGGCGGAGAAATAGGTTTTCACACAGCGAACATCATTCCCCAGAACGAGCTAACACCGCCTGAAGGGGTATATATAACAAAGACGCTGGGACATATATCGGTGACCAATATCGGCTTTAACCCCACCTTCGGGGGTAAAAAGATAGTGATCGAAACGCACATCTTAAATTTTTCAAAAAAACTTTATGGTAAAAATATAGAAGTTGTGTTCTATAAAAGGATAAGGGATGAGATGGTTTTTGAAAATCCGGCGGCGTTGAAAAAACAGATCGGCAAAGATATCGAAAAGGCAAAGGGATATTTTAAATAATGAAGGAATTCGAACACCCATATGTCGTTGGAATGGTTGGCTGTAGGGTAGGTTCTAAAAAAAACCTCCTCTTAAAAAAGAGGTTCGAAGCCGCCTTTAAAAAGGCACGGCTCCCCTTTGCATACCTTTTGCTTGAAACAGAAGCCAAACACCTAAAGAACCTGCTCGAATGCATGACACTTATGGATGTTATAGGTGTTAATCTTTCCGCTTCACTCGAAATAAGCGCCCTTAAATATATCAAAAACATTGATAAGACAGCAAAAACAGCCAAAAAGATCAATATTATAGCAAAAAAAGGGAAAAGCTTCGTCGGATATTATTTTAAGAATGACCTCATTAAGCGCTCCCTAGCACTTTGGAAATATTGGTAATTTAACACCCATCAGGTAAGATTTCACCCCCCCCCATGGCCAACTGCATGGTGCGTGGTGCGTGGTGCGTAAAACATTATAACTATATGATTTTATTATATTTTAGCCTTAAGCGCCTAGTTTTCTTTTTTGCGCCTTTTTTTGGCATGCCAATTGCTTATCTAGTCAGTAGGAGATGAACAATTTATGGCATCCGGCACCGAAAACAGCGAGACCAGTGTCATCATAGTCGATGAGGACACTACTTTTTTAAAGGTGTGGAAAAAGGTCTTCCGGACGATGAAAAACTTCAACTACTACCTGACCAACGACCCTCAAATGGCCCTCACGCTTGCCAAGGAA
This genomic interval carries:
- a CDS encoding 50S ribosomal protein L13, with the protein product MQKTTLSAKEPKTRKWVLIDLKDQPLGRIATKIADVLRGKHRANFTPHVDTGDFVVVINAAHVRLTGNKKADKMYYWHSRFIGGLRESSAEKLLEKHPEEVIFRAVKGMLPHNDLCRKVVKKLKIYAGSEHPYAAQLKN